ATCTCCAAAGTTGACGCTCCCTGCTGAGAGCGTTCCCATCTCCGGAACAGGTTCTAGAGACTGTAGCCGTTCTTCTGCCGACATCCCTACTGCACCACCAGTGGATACCTGTATTATTATATCACAGCGCTGTCGGATTTGGTTGATAATCTCTTGATAACGCTTGGCATCTTGTGTAGGTCGACCATCGTCAAATCGCGCATGAATATGCACGATGGAAGCCCCTGCTTCATAGGCCTTCAGCACCTCATCTGCAATCTCTTCCGGTGTATAAGGAATACGTGGTTGAGCTTCCTTCATTACTTCCGCTCCAACAACAGCGGCTGTAATAATTAGCTTCTCCATCCTCATTCCCCCTTCGATTTGCGCTGTAATTCTTTAGGAACAACGCAGACACCGGTTGCTGAGCAAACGAGGATGGGCTCCGCTAAAACTTCCGCAGCGCTTGGATGATCATGGATTCCTGATGATTGGATCACTTTATAGGCACGAAACTTGATTTTACGTGAGGTGTTCCCTACATCTATTAATTCACCATGGGCTTCGATAAAATCACCAGCATGTACTGGTGCATGAAACTGTACTGCTTCATAGGTTAGGAAGAGGCCTTCATCGCCATCATGACGAATTAAAATCTCTGTTGCCACATCACCAAATAGGCCTAATACTCTAGCTCCATCGACTAAATTCCCTGCGTAATGAGCATCGTGTGCGCTCATGCGAACCCGGATCATCGCTTCAACCATTCTCATCTCCATCCTTCCAGTAAATTATCCATCTATTCTTATCATTATGCTGTTGTGGTCATTGATAGCCAACTATTTACACTATTCCGTAACTCTTCAATGTCAAATGGCTTGATAAAGTGACCGATAATGCCTAATTCGACTGCCTTATCAATCATATTTAGCTCACCATAGGCCGTCATCATCACGACCTTTTGATCAGGCTGTACCTCTCTAATTCTTTGTAATATCTCCAATCCATCCATGCCAGGAATCTTCATATCTAATAACACCAAATCTGGAACCTGTTGTGCGATGATTTGTAATGCCTCTACGCCATTGGCAGCGGAGAGTGTCGTATAGCCTTCTGTGTTAAATAGCTCTGAAAGTAGTGCCCGAATACCAAATTGATCATCCACAATTAAAATTGTTTGGTCCACCAATCCATCCTCCTTTCACAGATGACTCTTACTTTGTTCTAGCATTTACCATTATTACAAACAGTTGTTATTCTTTTTTACAATTTATAGAAGTACATAGGCGATATAGTATTAAATTCGAGATCATCTAATTTTTTCCTGCACATGTCGATGAAGCTTCTTCATAAATAGTCAAAAAGTATGAAACAAATGGGAGGAAAAAATGCTTTCCTCCCATTTGATGTCTGTTTTTTAGTTATATTCGTCTCACTGCTTTTGTTCCCGTAATGTAGCTGCGATAAAATGGTCAAATAAAGGATGGGGACGATTAGGACGAGATTTAAATTCTGGATGGAACTGACTGGCAACAAACCAAGGATGATCTGTTAATTCAATCACTTCAACTAAGCGGCCATCTGGAGATAATCCAGAGAATTTCATACCATGTGCTTCGAAGGTCTCACGATATTGATTATTAAATTCAAAGCGATGACGATGACGTTCATAAACCAGCTCATCTTGGTAGGCTTCATGTGCTTTACTACCTGCTTGCAATTGGCAGGGATCGATACCAAGACGCATGGTCCCACCCATCTCTTCAATACTCTTCTGCTCTGGTAAAAGATCGATAACTGGATTGTTCGTTGCTTGATCAAATTCTGAGGAGTGGGCATCCTTCAAGCCAACCACATTTCGACCAAATTCAATGGCTGCAACTTGCATACCTAAGCAGATTCCAAGGTAGGGAATGCGATGCTCACGGGCGTATTGGGCTGCGACAATCTTCCCTTCTACCCCTCGGTCACCAAATCCACCAGGTACTAGGACTCCATCAACACCATCCAATAATTGAGCTACATTTTTACTGGTTACCTCTTCTGCATCAATCCAACGAACCTTCACTTCACTATCATTGGCAAAGCCCGCATGGTTCAGCGCTTCAACCACACTTAAATACGCATCGTGCAAGGAGACGTATTTTCCAACTAATCCTACTGTTACTTGGTGATGAGGATTCTTCATCTTATCGACAAGGGCTTTCCATGCTGTCATATCTGCATCAGGAAATTGGAGATGAAGATGTTCCAATACAATATTATCTAAATGCTGTTCCTGTAGCTCTAATGGTACTTCATATAGCACTTCGCAATCCCGTGCTTCAATCACTGCATTTACATCAATATCACAGAATAGGGCAATCTTCTCTTTCATATCTTGTGGCAGTGGCTTTTGTGTACGACAGACGATAATATCTGGTTGAATTCCAATGCTGCGTAATTCCTTTACACTATGCTGCGTCGGCTTCGTCTTCATTTCCCCTGCTGCGGAGAGGTAAGGAATCAATGTCACATGAAGATAGAGAACATGGTCTCGACCAATCTCTTTCTTTAATTGCCGGATCGCTTCAAGGAATGGGAGACTCTCAATATCCCCAACCGTTCCTCCGATCTCTGTAATAACCACATCTACATCATCGTCTTTACCTGCTTGTAGAATCCGTTCTTTGATCTCGTTGGTGATATGAGGGATAACTTGAACTGTTGCACCGAGGTAATCTCCTCGACGTTCCTTTTCCAAAACAGACATATAGATTTTCCCTGTGGTTACATTGCTGTAACGATTTAAATTAATGTCGATGAACCGTTCATAGTGGCCTAAGTCCAGATCGGTTTCAGCACCGTCATCTGTGACAAAGACTTCTCCATGTTGGTATGGGCTCATCGTTCCTGGGTCTACGTTAATATAAGGATCTAATTTCTGAATCGTTACGTGAAGACCTCGATTCTTTAATAAACGTCCTAGTGATGCAGCTGTAATCCCTTTCCCTAATGAAGAAACCACACCACCTGTTACAAAGATATACTTGGCAGTCATCAATACCCCTCACTTTCTAGCTCCTGTTGTTACTCTTGTTCTTATTCATCTAGCGTTCCCATCTGCCTATGATTTCAATGTCATCCAACACATCATCAAAAAATAAAAAGACAAAAGTCCCCCAAAAGGTGGGGGCACCTTTGTCTTTAAATGGTTTTCCGTACAGCGGTTCAAAAATTACTAAACCGTTTTTTGTGAGCCCATGTAGTATTCTAAACAAGAGAGGTTCGATCGTCAAGGTGTTTTTTTCGAATAGGGCTTTTAGTCTTCCTCTTCTTCCTCTTCCTCTTCCTCTTCTTCATCAAGAACCTCATCTTCATCAACATCAAGGAGTTCCTCATCATCTTCGAATTCGAGGTCATCCTCTGCTAGCATTTCTTCATCCTCATCTTCCGCAATTAGATCTTCATCTTCTTCTTCTTCTTCGTCCAAGTCTTCCTCTTCTTCCTCGTCTTCATCGGTAGCCTTATCGCCATCGTCAAAGTCTTCAGAATCGAAGTCTTCATCCTCATATTCATCAAACTCTTCATCATCAAAGGAGACACCTGTATTGGCAGCATCCACTAGTGCATCAACAGGATACCAAGAACGGAGGCCCCAAGCATTATCACCTATACATGCAAAGCGGGCATCAATATTCATCTCTGTATAGACGCGGGCTAGCTGTTGATTTATTTCCTCCTGCGAAACCTGTTTAAGCTCCATCACCTTGCCAATTAAATCTTGATAATAGATGGGTTCCTTGCTTTCTGACAAGATCAAATGTGCTAGATCAATCATAGCCATCTCACTAATTGTCTCTTCACTTAATTCTGCAATCTTGCTCACTCTGTTCATCCTTCCTCCGCATGTAAGTAACCATTATTTTATCCAAAATATTTCCTTTGTCAAACCTTATTTCTTCTCCCTATCTTACATATTTCTACGATATTGTCCACCCACTTCATATAAAGAAGCTGTAATCTGCCCAAGACTAGCCACTTTCACAGTTTCCATCAGCTGAGAAAAGATATTTTCCCCTCGTAAAGCGACTGCTTTTAATTCAACCAGGGCAACTCTTGCTTCCTGCTGATGAAGCTCCTGAAATTGGCGAAGATTAGTAATCTGCTGAACCTTTTCTTCTTTACTTGCACGGGCAAGAGGGATGGGTTTCTCTTCATTCTCCGTAACGGTAGGAAGGAAGGTGTTCACACCGATGATGGGTAGCTCACCATTATGCTTCTTGATCTCATAGAGCATGGATTCATCTTGGATTTTACTACGCTGATATTGCCGCTCCATAGCCCCTAATACACCACCACGGGCGCTTAAGCGTGTAAACTCCAGGAGAACCGCCTCCTCCACCAGTTGGGTTAAATCTTCAATAATAAATGAGCCTTGGAGAGGGTTCTCATTATTAGCCAAGCCTAATTCCCGTTGAATGATCAATTGAATAGCCATGGCTCGACGTACCGATTCCTCTGTTGGCGTGGTGATGGCTTCATCATAGGCATTCGTATGCAGAGAGTTACAATGATCATAGATGGCTAGCAATGCTTGTAACGTGGTTCGTATATCATTAAATTGCATCTCCTGAGCATGGAGGCTACGCCCTGAGGTTTGGATATGATACTTTAGTTTTTGGCTTCGTTCATTGGCTTGGTACTTATACTTCATGACAATGGCCCAAATTCGTCTTGCCACGCGGCCAATCACGGAGTATTCCGGATCTAGTCCATTGGAGAAGAAGAAGGAAAGGTTAGGAGCAAAATCATCGATTTTCATACCTCGACTCAGATAATACTCCACGTAGGTAAAGCCATTGGCAAGGGTAAACGCCAACTGCGTAATGGGATTGGCTCCTGCTTCAGCAATATGATAGCCACTGATACTGACTGAATAATAGTTCCGCATCTGATGCTGAATAAAGTATTCCTGAATATCCCCCATCAGCTTCAGAGCAAAGGGTGTAGAGAAGATACAGGTATTCTGCCCCTGATCCTCCTTGAGAATGTCCGCTTGCACTGTCCCTCTTACACGTTGAAGTGTCTCCGCCTTAATCCGAGCATATTCCTCTTGGTTCACCTTACGACCTACTTCATTCTCGAAGCGTTCAACTTGCTGATCGATGGCGGTATTGAGAAACATGGCGAGAATGATAGGGGCTGGACCGTTGATGGTCATGGAGACGGAGGTGGATGGATGACATAGATCAAATCCAGCATAAAGCTTCTTCATATCATCCAAAGTACAGATGCTTACACCACTCTCACCAATCTTACCGTAGATGTCTGGCCGTTCATCCGGATCTTCGCCATAGAGTGTAACGCTATCAAAGGCAGTGCTTAAGCGCTTCGCCTTGTGCTGTGCAGAGAGAAAGTGAAAACGGCGATTGGTCCGCTCCGGTGTCCCTTCTCCTGCAAATTGCCGTGTGGGTTCTTCCTCTTGACGCTTCAAGGGAAAGACACCTGCTGTATAGGGAAATGCCCCTGGTACATTCTCTCGTAGCAACCAGCGTAGCCGTTCTCCCCATTCCTCATACCGGGGAAGACTGATTTTTGGAATCTGTAGACCTGCCAATGAGGTTGTATAGAGAGGAACTTGAATCTCCTTATCGCGAACTTGAAAAGCCATGGTAGGTTGATGATAACGATATTGGAGATCATCCCAACTCTCCAGCTGCTGACGCCATTCAGGTAATAGTTGGGCTGATAGATCTTGCTTCATGGCCACGAGGTGCTCTTGAGTGCTCGCTTTCTCTGAATTTGCTTCTTGCTCCAACACTTTTAATACGCCATCTACCTGATAGAGTTGACGAGCAATGGCCACTTGTTCCTCTACCTGTCCATGATACTGCTTTACTGTGGTGGCAATCTCCTGCAAATAGTTTTCCCGTTCAGGTGGAATGATGGTGTTAACAGCTGGATGTTCCATATTCGCAGGCGCTTCTTCCTCCACCATCGGTGTTGACCAAGTGAATCCCTCATGCTGTTTGAGCTTCTCAGCCAAGGCAGCAAAAAGATGATTCACTCCTTGATCATTGAATTGGCTGGCCATAGTAGCGAAGACGGGTAACTCTTCCCACGTTAAATGGAACCAGTTGCGATTTCGTTGCACCTGTTTTCGTACATCGCGTAAGGCATCCTCTGCTCCCTTACGATCAAATTTATTGATGGCAATTATATCTGCAACATCGAGCATTTCTATTTTTTCTAACTGGGAGGGTGCCCCATATTCTGCTGTCATCACATAGAGTGTAACATCACTGTACTCAACGATACGACTATCCCCCTGCCCGATCCCACTGGTCTCTAGAATAATTAGATCATAGCCTGCCCATTTACAAAGCTGAATCGCTTCCTGTAAGGCGTGACTTAATTCATGACCTGAATCACGAGTGGCCATGCTACGCATATAGATGTGCGAATGGTGAATGGAATTCATTCGGATACGATCACCGAGGAGAGCCCCCCCTGAGCGCCGCTTGCTCGGATCAACAGAGATGACAGCGATCTGTTTTTCATGATCGGCATGAAGGAAGCGCCGTACAAGCTCATCGGTAAGGGAGCTCTTCCCTGCTCCTCCTGTTCCGGTAATACCAAGGACAGGCACTTGCTCCCCTTGCGAGATTACCGCTGGTGGTAGAACTGCCTTCACCTGTTTCATCCAGCCTGCTTCCTCATGCTTTAGCTCTGCATAGGTGATCAATTGACCTAGCTCACGTCTTGTGGTGATCCCTTCCTTGCAATGAACCAAGAGATCATCTAACACGGTGACTGTTGGAAAATCCGTCTGCTCTAACATGTAATTGATCATACCTTGTAAGCCTAATGCAGCACCATCCTCAGGGGAAAAGATCTTACAGATTCCGTACGCTTCTAATTGACGGATCTCCTCTGGGATGATCACACCGCCACCGCCACCAAAAATCTTAATATGACCTACTCCATGCTGCTGAAGCAAGTCATGCAAGTATTGAAAAAACTCTACATGACCACCCTGATAGGAGCTCACAGCAATCCCTTGGACATCTTCTGCGATGGCTGCTTCTACAATTTCCTCTACAGAACGGTTATGACCCAGGTGAATCACTTCAGCCCCAGAGTCCTGAAGGATTCGCCGCATGATATTGATGGATGCATCATGACCATCAAAGAGTGCTGAAGCGGTTACGAAACGAATTGTATGTCTGGGCTGATAGGGTTGAACTTGCACACTAATCCACCTCCTGCACCAAAATAGATCGGATTAAAAAATGAGTCTGTTCTTGAATATAGCTTTCAAGGCTATATTGCTTCCGGAGCGCCCAGCGGCGAAACGCCCACATCTGCCCCAGCACCACAATATTATGAGCCATCAGTGGAATCGTCTCTGCTGTAATGGGTAATGACCCTTCCATTGCAACCCGTTGTATGAATGTTTCAAATATTTTTGTGATACAGAGCTCTTTGGCTAAGACATAGCGAAGCATTTCCTTGGGGAGTGCCTTGGATTCCTGGTAGATGAGTAAAACCTGATCGGACATTTGGTCCATCATGGTAATAAATTGACGGATGGCCTGCTCAAGCCCCGCTTTCCCAGCAGGAATATCGGAGATAATCGCCTGCAGCTGCTCCTCCACATCGGCATGAATATGCTCACAGACAAGGTATAATACATCCTCCTTCGTCTCGATATATTCATAGAGTGTTCCGATGCTGAACCCTGCTGCTCGTGCAATCTCCCTTGTTGTGGTTCCGTGATATCCCTTCACGATCATCAATTGGACAGCTGCCTCGATTAACTGCTCTCTCCGCTTCTTAATCAATTGCCAATCTTTTACCATGGAAGGGATCTCTTTTTTCATTTTGATTCCCCCCTTGCTGGCTTCTCTACCTGCTCTTCTCGCCTTGTTTGCTCTAGATTGGGTGCGATTCTTGTGGCAATCAGCTGTTGCGCCAGCTGATATGGATCACCTTCGCCCTGCTCAATTCTCTTCACATATTCATCGATCGTTGGTTCTAACGCCTGATTCAGGTACTTGATGAGTTCCTGCTCCACCCGTTGCATGAAGTGGGCACGAATCCGAGTCACTTCACGGCTTGCTAGCTCACCACTGGCCTGAAGATAATGGTGATGCTCTTCCAATGCCTGAAATAAGGGACCGATCCCCTCCCCGCTAGCTGCGCTCAGCTTGATGATGGGCGGTGACCATGGCGTAGGTAGGCTTGCAGAATGTAGCATTGCCTCTAATTCATGCACCAGCTGATCAGCCCCAGGGAGATCTATTTTATTCACCACATAGAGGTGGGCGATCTCCATAATACCTGCCTTATATGCTTGGATTAGATCACCTCCGCCTGGTGTTAACAAAAGCAAAATACTATCCACCACATGCATCACATCCCACTCGCCTTGCCCAACACCTACCGTCTCCAGAATCACCCAATCATATTGAGCCGCTGCTAGAACCTGAATCACCTCATAGGTCGCTACCGATAGACCTCCACGATGACCACGAGAGCCTACACTACGAATGAAGACATTGGTATCTAGGGCATGCTTCTGCATCCGGATACGGTCTCCTAATAATGCCCCTTTACTAAATGGGCTGGAGGGATCCACTGCGAGAACAGCTACCTTTTTCTCATGCTGACGAAGATAGGTAATCATCTGATCGATTAAGGTGCTCTTACCAGCACCAGGTGTTCCTGTCACACCAATGACACGACAACGGTGCTTCATGCCATAGAGCCCCTGCATCAGTATAGTCCCTTCTTCTGTACCATTCTCAATGAGAGAGATGGCCCGAGCAATGGCACGAGGATGGCCACGACGAATTGCTTCCAATAAATCCTCCATGGTTCTACTCCTTTAATAAATATTTGGCAATTACCATCCGCTGAATCTCGTTGGTTCCTTCATAAATTTGTGTGATTTTCGCATCACGCATGAATCGCTCTACCGGATACTCCTTGGTATAGCCATAGCCACCGAAGATTTGAACTGCATTGGTAGTCACCTCCATGGCCATATCCCCTGCAAACAGCTTCGACATGGCCGAGGCCTTACCATAAGGTAGCCCTTTGTCTTCAAGCCAAGCTGCTTGATACGTAAGGAGACGAGCTGCCTCTACCTTCGTTGCCATATCGGCCAGCATAAATTGGATGGCCTGTTGATCTGCGATGGCCTTGCCAAATTGCTTTCGTTCTTTCGCATAGGCTAATGCTTGCTCCAAGGCTCCTTGACCAATTCCTACAGCTTGAGCTGCGATGCCATTTCTTCCGCCATCAAGCGTCATCATGGCGATTCGGAAGCCTTCTCCTTCTTCACCTAGTCGTTGCTCCACAGGCACAAGACAATCCTCGAAGATAATTTCGTACGTCGTGGAGGAGCGAATTCCCAACTTCCGCTCCTTTTTACCCATTCGAAATCCGGGTGTTCCACTCTCAACAATAAACGCCGTAATCCCTTTATGACCTGCTGCTGGATCGGTGTGGGCAAAAACCACATAGAGATCAGCTACTCCTGCATTGGTGATGAAAATCTTCGACCCATTCAACCGATAATGCTCACCCTGACGAATGGCTGTAGTCCGCATACTGGCTGCATCTGAGCCTGACCCTGATTCCGTCAGTCCATAGGCACCAATCTTCTTCCCTTCTGCGAGAGGGCGGAGAAATCGTTGCTTCTGCTCCTCGCTGCCAAAGCGAAAGATCGGCCAGCTTGCTAGGGAAAGGTGGGCAGAGAGCGTAACTCCAACCGATGCATCTACACGGGAGAGCTCTTCAACAGCGATCACATAGCTTAAAAAGTCTGCACCTGCTCCACCATACTCCTCTGGCCAAGGGATCCCTGTAAGACCCAGCTCAGCCATCTGTTGAAAAATCTCATGGCTGAAGCTTTCATCCTCGTCACGCTGCGCTGCAGTAGGCGCTACCTCATTCTCTGCAAACTCTCGTACCATCCGACGCATCATCTCATGTTCTGTTGATAAAGAAAAATCCATGCCCTTCTTCTCCTCGCTTTCTATTAATAAGAACTGGTTTTTTTACCCTTAATCAATGATTAGCTGCTTGGCAATCACCTGGCGCTGAATCTGATTGGTTCCTTCATAGATTTGCGTTACCTTCGAGTCACGAAAGAAGCGCTCAACGGGATATTCCTTACTAAAGCCATAACCACCGAAGATTTGGACTGCTTCTGTGGTAACCGCCATGGCTGTATCACTGGCATACGCCTTGGCCATGGAGGAAGCCATAATATCTGGACGCCCCGCTTGTTGGAGCTGAGCCGCCCTGTAGGTGAGTAATGAGGCTGCTTCAATGCGGGTAGCCATCTCTGCTAGTTTCCACTGAATCGCTTGCAAACGGCTGATAGAATGGCCAAACTGCTGACGTTCTTTGGCATATTCACGCGCTGCTTGATATGCCGCTTTCGCAATTCCTAATGATTGGGCAGCAATCCCAATTCTCCCTACATTCAGATTGGCCATGGCAACCTTAAAGCCTTCTCCCTCTTCACCAAGGCGATTTTCCAGCGGTACCTTTACTCCTTCAAAGATGAGGGATGTGGTACTAGAACCGTGAAGCCCTAATTTTTTCTCCTGTTTTCCAATCATAAAACCTGGCCATTCCTTTTCAACAATGAACGCCGAAATCCCATGGTGTTTGCGTTCTGGATTGGTCATGGCAAAAACAATATAGGTATCTGCCTCTCCACCATTGGTGATAAAAACCTTACTCCCATTCAGTTCATAGTGGTCGCCCTTTCGCATCGCTGCCGTGCCAATTCGTGCAGCATCTGAACCTGCTTGGGGTTCAGTAAGGGCAAAGGCTCCAAGATACTCACCACTGGTCAGCTTGGGGAGATAATGCTGCTTCTGTTCATCATTCCCGAAATAAAGAATGGGATTGGTCCCTACGGAGGTATGAACAGCTAGGATGACACCCACCGTTGCACTGACGAAGGAGATCTCTTCGATGGCAAGGATATAGCTTATAAAATCTGCTCCTACACCGCCCCACTCTTCAGGGATGGGGATTCCCATTAATCCTTGCTCAGCCATTTTACTGAGAAGTGGGCGAGGAAACCAATCCTCGTCTTCCATTTTCGCTATTAATGGTTGAATCTCTTTATGGGCAAACTGGCGAATCATGGATCGCATCATTGCTTGTTCCTGGCTCCAATTCAACTCCATCCTGTATCACCACCATTCATCCATCTGCTTCACTTCAGTTCTCATCTTGATATACATAAAATCCTCTGCCTGTTTTGCGACCAAGCCAGCCTGCAGCCACATAATTACGAAGGAGAGGGCAAGGGCGATACTTACTGTCACCAAAGCCTTCATGAAGGATCTCCATGATATAAAGGCAGGTGTCTAGCCCGATGAAGTCAGCCAATTGTAACGGACCCATGGGATGATTCATCCCTAGCTTCATGATGGTATCCACAGCCTCCACCGTGCTAACCCCTTCATAGACTGCATAAATGGCTTCATTAATCATGGGCATCAGGATACGATTGGAGATAAATCCGGGGTAATCATTGACCTCCACAGCTACCTTCCCCATTCGCTCCGCCATCTGTAAGACGGTGGTCACCGTAGCATCCACTGTTGCTAAACCGCGAATCACTTCCACAAGTCGCATGACAGGTACAGGGTTCATAAAGTGCATTCCTACCACTTGTTCTGGCCGTCCTGTGACCGCAGCAAGCTGGGTAATGGGCAAGGATGATGTATTACTCGCCAAGATGGCATGAGCAGGAAGCAGTTGATCCAACTGCTGAAAGAGCGCTTGCTTTACATCAAGTCGTTCTACTACTGCTTCAATCACCATATCAACATTGACGCCTTCTGCTAGCTCATTGATGACCTGAAGCTGTTGAAGGGTTTGATCTTTCTCTACCTCCGTCATTTTCCCTTTGACCACATTACGGTTTAGCCGTTCTACAATTCCAGTTGCTCCACGCTCTAATGCTGCAGGAATCTGATCATATAGATAGACTTGAAAACCTGCCTGGGCAGCCACTTGAGCAATTCCGCTTCCCATCTGACCTGCTCCAACCACCAAAATACGTTCTACCTTCATCTCCATTATCATCCCATCTCCTTCATCAGATTGATCGTTTCAATGGATTCGCATACAGACTAGGTATTAATCAGCTGGTACCTCTACTAAAATAGCATCCCCTTGGGCTGCACCGCTGCAGATGGCAGCGATCCCATAACCACCACCGCGCCGCCGCAGCTCGTAGATCAATGTCATGAGGATTCGTGTTCCGCTGGCGCCGATGGGATGACCAAAAGCGATTGCTCCTCCATTCACATTGACCCGTTCCGGATCCCAATCAATGATCCGTTGCGTTGTTAAGACAACAGAAGCAAAGGCCTCATTCACCTCAAAGAGATGGATCTGGGCCAATTCCATTCCGGTCTGTGCTAGTAGCTTCTGAATGGCAAGACCTGGCGTCATTGCTAGATTCGCAGCCTCCGTACCCACTTGGGCATGACCATGAATGATGGCTAGTGGTGTATGGTCTGTTTCTTTAGCAAATTGCTCCTCCATCAGGAGCATAGCACCTGCCCCATCATTTACACCTGGTGCATTTCCAGCTGTTACCGTACCCTCTCGCAAAAAGAGCGGTTGTAGTGCTGACAATTTCTCGATGGAGGTATCCTCACGTGGTCCTTCATCTTGTCCTACCAACATGACAGCCCCTTTTTTCTGGGATACCTTTACTTCAACTAGCTCATCTGCTAATCTACCTGCTTTCATGGCTGCAATGGCTCGTTGGTGCGAGCGCAATGCCCATTCATCCTGCTCCTCGCGACTGATCTCCATCCTTTCAGCCGCTTGGCTACCATAGATGGCCATATGGACATCCTGAAATGGACAGGTGAGTCCATCATGTACCATCAAATCGATGAATTGGCTATTGCCCATGCGTTCCCCCCAACGCATCCCCTTGCTCGCATAGGGGGCCTGACTCATACTTTCCATTCCTCCAGCCAGAATAATCTTTGCATCACCGGAACGAATGATCTGATCAGCCATGGTCACACTCCGCAATCCTGATGCACATACTTTATTCACCGTATCCGCTGGGACTTCCCAAGGGACCCCTGCATGGCGAGCAGCCTGTCGCGCAGGGATCTGTCCCGCTCCACCTTGGAGTACCATGCCCATTAATACCTGATCAAGATGCATAGGATCCCATTGGGCACGATGCAAGGCCTCCTCCATGACGATCCCACCCAGTTGGACGGCACTTAAGCTACTTAATTGACCACCTAGCTTCCCAAATGGTGTACGAGCAGCACTTACAATCACACTTTTCATCCATTCCAGCTCCCTTTTGGATTCTTTCTTTTGATCTTTTTCAAATCTGAACGAACGCTCAATCACTTGACATGCCATAAGTTCCCTGCCACCTCGTCTTGGGGCAGGGAAGCTTCAAACATCACTTTCTGCTGGACTCTAACTTTCTGCGGAGCCTAAGATGGATTTCGCTAAAATCTCTACCACATCCAACGTTTGAATCTGCTCCTCCACCTCCTGCTGCTTCGTCCCATCACTGAGCATCGTGAGACAGTAGGGACAGGCACTACCAATCATCGTTGGTGAGACGGCTAAAGCCTGCTGTGTTCGTGCTACATTGACTCGTGTGCCCTCTCGTTCCTCCTGCCACATCATGCCACCGCCTGCTCCACAGCACATGGCATTCTCGCGATTCCGTTCCATCTCCACCAGCTCGACACCAGGAATTGCCCGGAGAATTGCGCGGGGTGCTTCATATTCATCAT
Above is a genomic segment from Rubeoparvulum massiliense containing:
- a CDS encoding TetR/AcrR family transcriptional regulator, with protein sequence MKKEIPSMVKDWQLIKKRREQLIEAAVQLMIVKGYHGTTTREIARAAGFSIGTLYEYIETKEDVLYLVCEHIHADVEEQLQAIISDIPAGKAGLEQAIRQFITMMDQMSDQVLLIYQESKALPKEMLRYVLAKELCITKIFETFIQRVAMEGSLPITAETIPLMAHNIVVLGQMWAFRRWALRKQYSLESYIQEQTHFLIRSILVQEVD
- the meaB gene encoding methylmalonyl Co-A mutase-associated GTPase MeaB, coding for MEDLLEAIRRGHPRAIARAISLIENGTEEGTILMQGLYGMKHRCRVIGVTGTPGAGKSTLIDQMITYLRQHEKKVAVLAVDPSSPFSKGALLGDRIRMQKHALDTNVFIRSVGSRGHRGGLSVATYEVIQVLAAAQYDWVILETVGVGQGEWDVMHVVDSILLLLTPGGGDLIQAYKAGIMEIAHLYVVNKIDLPGADQLVHELEAMLHSASLPTPWSPPIIKLSAASGEGIGPLFQALEEHHHYLQASGELASREVTRIRAHFMQRVEQELIKYLNQALEPTIDEYVKRIEQGEGDPYQLAQQLIATRIAPNLEQTRREEQVEKPARGESK
- a CDS encoding acyl-CoA dehydrogenase, whose protein sequence is MDFSLSTEHEMMRRMVREFAENEVAPTAAQRDEDESFSHEIFQQMAELGLTGIPWPEEYGGAGADFLSYVIAVEELSRVDASVGVTLSAHLSLASWPIFRFGSEEQKQRFLRPLAEGKKIGAYGLTESGSGSDAASMRTTAIRQGEHYRLNGSKIFITNAGVADLYVVFAHTDPAAGHKGITAFIVESGTPGFRMGKKERKLGIRSSTTYEIIFEDCLVPVEQRLGEEGEGFRIAMMTLDGGRNGIAAQAVGIGQGALEQALAYAKERKQFGKAIADQQAIQFMLADMATKVEAARLLTYQAAWLEDKGLPYGKASAMSKLFAGDMAMEVTTNAVQIFGGYGYTKEYPVERFMRDAKITQIYEGTNEIQRMVIAKYLLKE
- a CDS encoding acyl-CoA dehydrogenase, translated to MELNWSQEQAMMRSMIRQFAHKEIQPLIAKMEDEDWFPRPLLSKMAEQGLMGIPIPEEWGGVGADFISYILAIEEISFVSATVGVILAVHTSVGTNPILYFGNDEQKQHYLPKLTSGEYLGAFALTEPQAGSDAARIGTAAMRKGDHYELNGSKVFITNGGEADTYIVFAMTNPERKHHGISAFIVEKEWPGFMIGKQEKKLGLHGSSTTSLIFEGVKVPLENRLGEEGEGFKVAMANLNVGRIGIAAQSLGIAKAAYQAAREYAKERQQFGHSISRLQAIQWKLAEMATRIEAASLLTYRAAQLQQAGRPDIMASSMAKAYASDTAMAVTTEAVQIFGGYGFSKEYPVERFFRDSKVTQIYEGTNQIQRQVIAKQLIID
- a CDS encoding 3-hydroxybutyryl-CoA dehydrogenase; its protein translation is MKVERILVVGAGQMGSGIAQVAAQAGFQVYLYDQIPAALERGATGIVERLNRNVVKGKMTEVEKDQTLQQLQVINELAEGVNVDMVIEAVVERLDVKQALFQQLDQLLPAHAILASNTSSLPITQLAAVTGRPEQVVGMHFMNPVPVMRLVEVIRGLATVDATVTTVLQMAERMGKVAVEVNDYPGFISNRILMPMINEAIYAVYEGVSTVEAVDTIMKLGMNHPMGPLQLADFIGLDTCLYIMEILHEGFGDSKYRPCPLLRNYVAAGWLGRKTGRGFYVYQDEN
- a CDS encoding acetyl-CoA C-acetyltransferase, producing MKSVIVSAARTPFGKLGGQLSSLSAVQLGGIVMEEALHRAQWDPMHLDQVLMGMVLQGGAGQIPARQAARHAGVPWEVPADTVNKVCASGLRSVTMADQIIRSGDAKIILAGGMESMSQAPYASKGMRWGERMGNSQFIDLMVHDGLTCPFQDVHMAIYGSQAAERMEISREEQDEWALRSHQRAIAAMKAGRLADELVEVKVSQKKGAVMLVGQDEGPREDTSIEKLSALQPLFLREGTVTAGNAPGVNDGAGAMLLMEEQFAKETDHTPLAIIHGHAQVGTEAANLAMTPGLAIQKLLAQTGMELAQIHLFEVNEAFASVVLTTQRIIDWDPERVNVNGGAIAFGHPIGASGTRILMTLIYELRRRGGGYGIAAICSGAAQGDAILVEVPAD